Within Vicia villosa cultivar HV-30 ecotype Madison, WI linkage group LG1, Vvil1.0, whole genome shotgun sequence, the genomic segment tatatatatatatatatatatatatatatatattcacattcTTAAATGACTtggtattaataaatattataaatttataagaaCAACAAAATATTTACATGCACatacaataataaaaatgaagCACTACATTAATGAATATGGATCTTAGTTACTACAAGCCAATACTAGTATCTATATATTAATTTAACCCAGCTTGCTATTTTCTTCCATTATCTGCAGGAACAACGAGTAATTTGCACTTGTTCTTAATAGTCAAGCTAATCAAAGTAAGTTAAAATCGATATGGCCTCAGCAGTGGAATGAGTGAACCCCTTAAGTGAAGGGACATTACTTCATTGGTAGACCCCACAAGCTTTCCTCCTATGAACACTGCAGGAACAGGTGCATTACAACCCAACTTAGTTATAGCTTTCTCCATTTCCTTCCCTTCTGGGTCTTTGTCAATTTCATGAATCACAGGGTACACTCCAATGTCTTGAAAAAGAATGTTCACTGCATAACACATGCAACAAGAACTCTTTGTGAAAATCACCACACCCTTTTCTGTAGCCAACCTCATCACTTTCTCCATCTTAGTATAACTGATTTCAAATAAAATGGAGAAAGTGATGAAGTAATGTATAAAACTATATGTATGTGAGGCTTGAGGTTATTTGAAATAAGCTAGTATGGTAAGCTATTTATAGAGACGACAAAACTTAGCTTAGTAAGGGGTTTGAAAAAAGTTAAAGTACTTTTTAGATGCCCAATGACTTTGGAGATATAAAGACCTATATATGCTACTTTAGACTGAATATATTGAAAGACAGTATTTACTTATGCAAATGCTGATATGCTATATATTATATGTTACGACTTTTCTCAACAATGACAggtgaaaaaataaaaatgttccGAAGACCAAGTTAGTGCTATTCGTTTTGTGTCATTAGGCGTGTACCACCATTGGCCGTTAGTTAAAAACATGCACACACTTTATAATGCAATGAAATGAAAAAAGAATCaatcagaaaaaaatatcaaGTAACAAGAGGTTATGTGTGAAATTGAAAATATCAAGTATATCAATGAGATGAAAGCTGCAGGCATAGCAATTAACTTGTCAGAGAGAGAACATGCTTAAAGAAACCAACCACCTCaacagaaaaatataataaagagtCTGACATTGAAAGCAccaaagacgaagaaacacgctAGAGCTCCCCAACCAAAGATCAACTAAAGCGAACATCGATTTTCACCTAAACATCGAGCATACACTAAAGGGAGGGAAAAGACATGAGTTACCCACAAACCTACCATACTGTTTCCACCCAAAAATATGTTCATGTCTTCCACGTCCTTCAAAGTCGCTGAATCACTTGAGAACACTATATCATTGTGAGTTTTCCAAATCGACCAAATCTTGACATTTCAAATCGGAAACAAACCTCCCCTAATTCTGACAGATCACCAagagtaaaaaaaatttaaaaaaagagtCATTATATTTATCTAGGTAAAATCAAGCACCAACACCGCCAAATAAAAATCCTATACTGAACTAATTAAACTATCTCACAAAACACTAAAAGATGAGATGACAACTCAAAGGTCCGCGACGAGAACAAACAGATAAAATTCCTTAAACTCAGAGGGATCCCTCTCTTCAATAAATTCTACCAAATAAAAATCTGATCCAGAAGGAGCAGCCAGAAAAAACAATTATTGCGAAGGGCACATATAGCAACATATCCTACTAAACACATAGATAAATACAAGAAATAATACAAGCATGGTCTCACATCCTTCTTTGGTGCCCTTTCCTCATATATCACCCATTGTTCCATTAGGTAGTaggaccaaaaagagtaaggtTAGAGATCTAATTATCTCTAAGTCTCTAGAGTTTCTTGCAATTAGGAGACTAAACTTTCTGATATCTCTACCTCTCTAGTTCATTCTCTTTGAGGGAACCCTTTCAGTTACTAGAGTTTTTCCCTGTCTATTAGTTATAGTGGTGACCTTCTTTCTATTTGGTGAATCTCGAAAGGgtctttcttgttttcttttgcAGGTCCTGGTTATCTTAGGGTTTGTCTAGAGTAGGGGGTTTCCAAGAATAAGTGtgtgattattaatatttttccctatttattaatatttaacctAGTGGGTGTCGCTGAATAAAGCCAAGATAATACGATTTCAAAAGTTTGGTTTGATCGAACCTTCCGATACCATGTCAGTAAAATTGGCTTCCTTCCTTTCTCACTGCATTCGGTACTATATAATGGTGTCAGTAATTACACGTAATTACAATTCATAATGACTAATTACAACTCGTAATGACTAATTTCCTATTCTATGAAAGTAAATAAATGCAAAGATTATTTCCTGATTAACACACTCAACATTTCACGCTTCCTCTCTTTCATGATATTTGAAGCTTAAAGATCATGCACTTGTTTCATAATTGATTCACCACTTcatcaggaacttgattcttctAAGTGATGAGGCTTGATATATCTTCTTTTATAGACAACATCATTAAAAGGTTTCTTTTTCTGAGATCAACAAGGACTTATCGAATACCATTTAACATTAGGTATTATCCTTATTgttttttgtatttaaatattgATCTCATAGAAACATCATTATATAATATCTTGATCATTGCTTCTTCTTGACATATGAAGACTTCACATCATATTATTTGGCATAtaattttgtcatcatcaaaaccactgTGAACATCTGAAGGTTGCAGATTGTTGTACCTGCAAGAATATAGATCCACACATACTGCCATTAAAAAGTTAATATTAGGACTACTTGCAGTGAGAAACAAAAAACTACCAAATACCTTTTGTTCCTGTAGAACAATTTTGATTACCTCCCGGAAGAAGATTCTGGCGAGGTCACATAGGAGTTTGTAGTGTTTAGCTTTGGGAATTTGAGCAGTACGATTAGTGCAAGCTCAAGATAGAATGCGTTTTGCTTATCCCTCATATGGGAGCCCTATTTATAGCTGTTGGAGCCATAATCACCCTCATAAATGGAGGAACTTTAGAGTATCTTGTAGTATCTTCATGTCTTAAAGTATCACTAAGCATCTTAAAGTGATtatatattgatatatatatatatatatatatatatatatatatatatatatttataatttttatcatTAATGAATGAAATTGTGAACAGAACCAAACCAACACTATACCCGCGAACCCCACGGACCAAAACCAACCAAACATGAGACCTGCGAACCGCCTGGACTAAAACATCTACTCTTCAGACCTATCTCTGCGACTTTGATGTCTTACATCAtcctttttgtttgtttaaacatgtTTTCTTTATCTTCACCACTCAATGGTGTTAATGCATACTTCTACAATCTCAACTATAAGTGTTTTGAAGTAGTTTTGTTTCAAGTTGAATTAGCTTGATTTTTTCAATAAGCAAAGCTTTAACGACCTTGAATAAAAGTAGTTTTTAGGTTTCCTGTAAATGAACATGCCATTTTTTCTTGTAAATGAGCATATGTTGAGAAGGTAAGTTGTGGTCACATGCCATTTTATCCATTCTCTTCTACAAAATTCATTAAAGTGCTCGAAAACAACCTTCCAAAATCCTTTATGATTTTAGCTCAAATCTCATAGCTTGTTATTATTATGAAAGTCTTTACTAGCTAATGGtgaatgaaaataaatattagaaCCACATATTATAGACCCTTTAACTACACTTACTTGCCTGTTCAAAATCTTTAATACGCCATATTCAACTTTAGTGTAATAGACTATATCATTAACCATGCTAATGGATAAATTTTTTTGCCTAGGATTCAGAACATATCTCATGTTGTGAAGAAGaaactcaaaatcatcaaacGTTTTAAGTCTGACCATACTAATACCATAAACCTTTTAAGCCTTATGGTTACCATGGTGAACTACTACATCTTGCTCCATCTTCAAAGTCTTAAAGTATTATTTTCTTGGATACATGTTATAAAAGCAACTTGAGTCCATGTCCCAACTATATACAGTCTCCAAAATTAATACTACTCAAGTAACAACACTCTCATAACTATCCTCACTTGAGACAACTACAATCCGAAAAGAGTCATCATAGCCCATCCTCACATAACTATCCCTCTTGAAGTGTCCATGTTTATAACAAATAAATCCTTTTAACCTTGATTTGTTAACCCTGTTTGACTTGGACATCCCtctatagttaattcctcctctTGATACACTCAAGACTTCACCACTATCGTTAATCTTCAAATCTTTCGCTTTTGAAATTCTTTTGATCTTGCAACCGCCTTGACTTCATCCAAAGCAATAATACTCTCATTAACACCTTATTCTCATCATCATTCTTCACATCAATAATCTTGGTATTTGTCAACTGCTCCACTATAAATTTGTTCTCGACCGTTCGAGATTAGTAGAGTTTTTTTATAGGCACAACTTATGAGCCATATACTTGGTCATATACAATGATTTAATTTTTCCCTACATCAAAGTTGCGACCTTATCCCCGTTTCCTAAGAAATTTATCCCTGAGGCACAAGATAATATGATTTTTGGTCTTATCCACCACTTATGTATTCTTTGCTTGTGTTAGGCATATATGCATCAGTGCCTCACCCTTCAATACTTTAGCACACTTATCATAATTTAAAATTTCTTATATCTTCACTTTCACGATAAAAAATCATTGTTTATGAAAAATTTATCGATCACCCATTTATCTATGATGCTCACTTATAAATAATACCCCTTTCCATATGGTGAGTGTCACTTGTTGTGAAGATTTAATGTAATAATTCAAAGCACTCCAAAAGAATTATTCAGagtacaaaaataaaaatgaatttgatGTGTGTGGACAAAGAATAAACGAAACCAAGATAAATTGTATAAAGAAATACAATAACCTATCAAAAGCGAAAAACAAATCCACAACACAACaaaagaagataaaagataaGAAACATAATAACATATTTACACAacaattcaatatatatatatatatatatatatataaggtagCACTActatagtattattattaatttagaaTGTTTATACGACGGGACATGTAAGTCATGGTAACTGGAACACCGCTTATGGAGTCAATCTACTCCAACCATACCAAATAGAATATGTTATCCATATTTATGGTGACCGTAGTGTCATGAATCTAAAAGCATTATCTCGTAGGTCTAAGCCTCTGAATTATTCTCACGTTCATGAGGTCTAGACATTTAAGTTAAATCAAGAAAGTCGCATGCCCTTAATTTcatattatgttatgttttgtagcTTTCGATATATAAGTTGATGAATTATATTACGACTATCATTTCATGTAGATGAAATCCACTAAAAAGAAGTAGTTTATCATcacgtattattattattattattattattattattattattattattattattattattattattattattattattattattattatttgataagCAACTTTTGTATTAAATAGCACTAGGGGTGCTAAGCAATACAAACAACACTGTTAAGAGGAAAGAAACCACATGGGGTGGGGCATTTTGTTTACAATAAGGGTAAGGAAATTTCTTAACAGACCTCCTAATCTTCTTGGCCACCCCTGGCGAAATTTCCAGaatgcccctatatttcggaaatgcatctctgaaatactttttttctgaaaaaaagggtgatttcggagatgcatttccgaaaacacccccttttttgagttttcggagatgcatttccgaaaaatccCCATTTTAGGAAagggggtgtgttcggagatgcatatccgaaatattcaaagaccaaattggtcttggaatgtttcggatatacacttccgaaagaattcaataattattaaaaaattaaaatcaaagtgaatcaatacaattaataggtataaaatcaaggtgaatcaataaaatcaaggtgaatcaaaatttcctaaacaattttaaagttaaaaattattttactaacttatataaatcaaaaacattttaatttcataattaaattttgattatttagaattaaatataaaatttattctttaaataaaattaagacaaaatctttttttaatttttttaaactaaataaaaattcataactcatttttaattatgaatcagaatagaaatatataaatatataataataattattaattttataagtgaaatatataaatatataataattattatataaatatataataatataataattattataaattaaaacactatttttttaattttttaattattatataaatatataaatatatttataattaatatataataattattatataaatatataaatatataataatttttataaatatataataattattatgattattatataaatatataaatatataaattaaaacactcatttttttaattttttttgtaaatatatataataattattataaatatataaataaaaaattataactcatttggtaagtgaaattattttaattattttaattaaaattattttaaattttaaaatatgaatcagaatagaaatatataattattattattcataagtcataaattatatcaaaatatataattattattattcattactcataaattatatcaaatttatgatatatgaattaattaatatcataaaattaatttttgggatttttttagattttttttgttgtttcggagatgtatctcagAATTtgtcaaaatttcaatttttgggATATtatcggaaatgcacttccgaagtctgaaaaaattttgaaaaaaaaaatttcggaaatgcatttccgaagcggggtaaaattgGGTTTTCGCAGGGGGTGactcccatagggaggtgggtaaagaaattttctaaggGTAAACATAATGTGTTCTaagattttttttactaaaacaaGGACCCTCACGCCTAATGGCCTTTGCCACATACTACCCGCAAAAGTAAAAGCGATCTAGTCAAAGAACACTAAATAATCCTGAAAGGAGTTTTAGTTGCAACTGTGTTTTTCATCTTTAACGAATTTTTACCtgaaaaaatattagtattttcCCTATCATCATAAGAATTCGTTAGTCCAAAACTATCATTATTAGTATAAATCATAGCAATCATAAGTTTTAACTTGTTCAAATAATCACCACATTTAGCAAAACCTATACTCACCAAATTTTATGTGAGGTCAATATTTTTGTTACACGATACAATGGATAGAAACTTAATCACACATCATCATTGGATACTGCAGGAACAGGTGCATTACAACCCAACTTTTTTATAGCATTCTCCATTTCTTTCCCTTCAGGATCTTTGTCAATTTCATGATTCACAGGGTACACTCCAATTTCTTGAAACAGAAAGTTAACTGCATAGCACAAACAACAAGAGCTCTTTGTGAAAATCACCACACCCTTTTCTGTAGCCAATCTCATCACCTTCTCCATCTTAATTAATAAAACCAATTCTAAATAAAATGtacaaacaaatattttattgcaACAAGAAATATATAGAACACTTTATATTTAAGTGAAGCTTGAggttatttaaaagagaaagtatGGTAAGCTATTTATAGGGAGGTACAAATTTAGATAGGTGTGTGAATTGTTTATTCTTTGAACAAATTAAAGCACATTCAAAAGAGGTATTGCTTTTTAGATGCCCAATAATTATGGAGACATAATTAAGATACTTCTATTCCACTTTAGACTGAATAAAATGAAAGAGATTATTTACATATTCATATGCTGATATGCTTCAAACAGTAGAGAGATTATGAAATTATAGCCGTATATTAACATATTAGGCTTAAATCCCCCCTTTTTCCCATGTATCGATTGCAATATTAgtcctttctttttatttttcaaaattttggtaacactatttttctctcatttttattTGACAATCccttcctattttttttttttctgtaattcaattcatggtatctacaatataagaaagtttaatGTTCTTGAAATTACCAATATGCCCCTTTGGTCTGTTGTTGAACCACGTGGCTTGCTTTGTTGATCAGCATTGCTTCCTCCTCTTCACAATGCTTCAATCTTGCTTCTCCCAACGACTTCTGCACGGgttcatttttttaaaacacaaatatttctctttctctttctcgtcTCATTCTCTGTCTTTctccatctttctctttctctctccaccTCAATTCAAAAAAACCCTAGCCGCTGCCTTCGATCTTCCTCTCGTCTCCTTACCgatttcttcatcttctctgTCTTTTTTCCATATTGTTTTCTCTATTGAGTTTTCTGATTTCTTCTTGTGATTTTGATAGATGGGTCAAAATCAAAGTGGCGGTCAAGGTGGCATGGATAGAGTGTTAGAGATCGAAGAAATGGAGTTTCCGGCGAGATGATATGGGTGTTTTCCAAGAGTTTATTCAAAGGTAACACATGTTTAATCGTTTATGGCTATTCTGAATCGTTTATGACTATTCTGAATCGTTTATGGTTTTTCTGATTTGTTTGTTGGCTTTTCGTGTTCATAGTTTTGTGAGATCTGGTTTGGTTTGGTGAGATTTGGAAATTAGAATCAGATCTTGGATATATGATTTAAGTTGACATGGTTTTTGTTTTGCAGGCTGGTTTTATGAAGCCTGTGAAGCCCAAACCcaaattgttgaagaagaagCCACTTAAGCTTAAGGAAGTGGAAAAGGGTGAGAGTTCTGAAAATGGTTAGTG encodes:
- the LOC131614850 gene encoding monothiol glutaredoxin-S11-like; protein product: MEKVMRLATEKGVVIFTKSSCCMCYAVNILFQDIGVYPVIHEIDKDPEGKEMEKAITKLGCNAPVPAVFIGGKLVGSTNEVMSLHLRGSLIPLLRPYRF